The Syntrophorhabdaceae bacterium genome includes a region encoding these proteins:
- a CDS encoding TolC family protein, whose translation MSDSRTYFGRAGVPIGPPRWRSLPFSLSSALFTILLMLSSSLWLALPSPAAGAEQVTLDQALARFYRSNYDILVNRYEVDKAYADYVSAKLIPNPNLSVNYTNLEISQGGTNRGDNTQLTVRVDQVIETAGKRGLRTSAASESFEAAKMQHRDVIRNLLTSFYTLYYTINLDKLNTDFAKDEVSRYDRLLQIAAKRYSAGFLSEIDFTKLKLGKIELENNLTNLENDLHNDMDSFNLLLASDDPLTFHEVEVHGTFPSLRDEDLIETGIENRFDLLTLRQQLKAAEHNLSLAKAMRIPDVSLGGEYDSIGNPSKSGIGGGISLNIPLFTRAQGDILKRTAEKKQVELQIEQTKRKISSEIRQALNSYRTAVKVFASYNTGKEEMDRLADKSAQAFALGGITVLELLDAQKTYKDFMIKYHQAFTQSALNQELIKVYTGEMK comes from the coding sequence GTGTCAGACTCAAGAACTTATTTTGGCAGGGCAGGCGTCCCCATAGGGCCGCCACGCTGGCGTTCCCTGCCGTTTTCCCTTTCGTCGGCTCTTTTCACGATATTGCTCATGTTATCATCGAGCCTATGGCTCGCCCTGCCGTCACCTGCCGCCGGAGCAGAACAAGTAACTCTCGATCAGGCCCTTGCGCGTTTCTACCGGAGCAACTACGATATTCTCGTCAACCGGTATGAGGTGGACAAGGCCTACGCCGACTACGTCAGTGCGAAACTGATACCGAACCCGAATCTGTCGGTCAATTACACCAACCTTGAAATCTCACAAGGCGGCACCAACCGGGGAGACAATACCCAGTTGACGGTACGGGTTGACCAGGTGATCGAAACAGCAGGGAAAAGAGGTCTGAGAACCAGCGCAGCCTCGGAATCTTTCGAAGCCGCCAAGATGCAACACAGAGACGTGATCCGAAATCTTCTCACAAGTTTCTACACCCTCTACTATACGATCAATCTTGATAAGCTCAACACCGATTTTGCGAAAGATGAGGTGAGCCGATATGACAGGCTCCTCCAGATTGCAGCCAAGCGCTACAGCGCAGGGTTCTTGTCCGAAATAGATTTTACCAAACTGAAACTCGGCAAGATTGAGCTCGAGAACAATCTCACCAATCTGGAAAATGACCTGCATAATGATATGGATTCTTTTAATCTGCTGCTTGCAAGCGATGACCCGTTAACGTTTCATGAGGTTGAAGTGCACGGCACCTTCCCATCCTTGCGCGATGAAGATCTCATAGAGACCGGCATTGAGAACCGGTTCGATCTGTTGACGCTTCGGCAGCAGTTGAAAGCGGCTGAGCACAACCTTTCCCTGGCCAAGGCGATGAGAATCCCCGATGTGAGTTTGGGCGGTGAATATGATTCAATCGGTAACCCTTCCAAATCCGGCATTGGCGGCGGTATCAGTCTCAATATCCCCCTGTTCACAAGGGCACAGGGCGACATCCTGAAACGGACAGCGGAAAAGAAACAGGTTGAGCTTCAGATAGAACAGACAAAAAGAAAGATTTCTTCCGAAATACGTCAGGCGCTTAACAGCTATCGTACCGCGGTAAAGGTTTTTGCATCATACAATACCGGCAAAGAGGAGATGGACAGGCTCGCGGATAAAAGTGCACAGGCATTTGCCCTGGGCGGCATAACCGTTCTCGAACTCCTCGACGCACAGAAGACATACAAGGATTTCATGATCAAATATCACCAGGCTTTTACGCAATCCGCGCTGAATCAAGAGCTTATCAAAGTATACACAGGAGAGATGAAATGA
- a CDS encoding efflux RND transporter periplasmic adaptor subunit codes for MRKYAGFLLLVAVLSLAVWSCSKSGQGKESRQKQDIKTHKVTVHEIQSYIDATGSVQADLEGTSRVISNLAGNVSQIIVKVGDRVTKGDPILIIKSPDATDTYSSYLSQLAQLKQSERIYTLNKQLFEIGAVTKNDLLNSEAAYEQMRAITEGLKRKLAIYGCAPENVSAAGPTNCSDTITVRAPIGGYVADIQAHMGDRVDQSTTLLTVADPKNVVIVANIYDTDVPKIKKGSNVTFNVDTYPDIKFRGIVSYVSDVSDTDSKTVKTFIKILDRKDLFKQNMFLRLKIEDQKKLLPLIPQSAMLYKEGKFYVYQPTKDGKNELKEVKPIKELPERVVAVEGLRQGDEIVLSAIELEKP; via the coding sequence ATGAGAAAATACGCGGGTTTCCTTTTGCTCGTTGCTGTTCTATCCCTTGCTGTATGGAGTTGCAGCAAATCCGGACAGGGCAAGGAGTCAAGGCAGAAGCAGGATATCAAGACTCATAAGGTTACCGTTCATGAGATACAGTCCTATATAGACGCCACGGGCAGCGTGCAGGCGGACCTCGAGGGAACCTCGCGGGTAATCAGCAATCTAGCCGGCAATGTCAGTCAGATTATCGTTAAGGTCGGCGATCGGGTCACAAAAGGGGACCCTATCCTTATTATTAAGAGTCCCGACGCAACGGACACGTATTCCTCCTATCTTTCTCAGCTCGCCCAGTTGAAACAATCCGAGCGCATCTATACCCTCAACAAACAGCTCTTCGAAATCGGCGCCGTCACGAAAAATGATCTTTTGAACAGTGAGGCGGCCTACGAACAGATGCGTGCAATAACAGAGGGTCTCAAAAGAAAATTGGCCATTTATGGATGTGCCCCTGAGAACGTTTCTGCGGCGGGGCCTACAAATTGCTCGGACACGATTACCGTCCGAGCGCCAATCGGCGGTTACGTGGCCGACATTCAGGCCCACATGGGAGACAGAGTCGACCAGTCCACTACCCTTTTGACGGTAGCGGACCCGAAGAATGTAGTGATCGTGGCCAATATCTATGACACGGACGTACCGAAGATCAAGAAGGGGAGCAATGTGACCTTCAACGTAGACACTTATCCCGACATTAAGTTCAGAGGGATTGTATCCTACGTAAGCGACGTGTCGGACACGGACTCAAAAACGGTTAAGACCTTCATCAAAATACTCGACAGAAAAGATCTATTCAAACAAAATATGTTCTTACGGTTGAAGATAGAAGACCAAAAAAAACTGCTTCCCCTCATTCCGCAATCGGCCATGCTTTATAAGGAAGGCAAATTCTACGTCTATCAACCAACCAAAGACGGTAAGAACGAGCTTAAAGAAGTCAAGCCCATAAAAGAACTACCAGAAAGAGTGGTGGCCGTAGAAGGATTGCGCCAGGGAGATGAAATTGTTTTGAGCGCAATTGAGTTGGAAAAGCCATGA
- a CDS encoding DHA2 family efflux MFS transporter permease subunit, which produces MDHTRKPNKWLVTITVMIGTTMATLDANIVNVALPSMRGTLGASVEEIAWVATGYILSSVIIMPIIAFMSSRFGRKRFCIFSVLLFTSASMLCGIAWSLPSVIAFRILQGLGGGTLIPVSQAILRETFPPDEQGIATGIFGIGSIMGPALGPTLGGWITDNYSWPWIFYINVPIGIINIIMMMQFIEDPPYLVREKGKPDWAGLLFMAVGLGALQIVLERGNEKDWLASGFIRYLAMAACVGLALFIWRELTADKPAVNLKILRDTNFTSATALNGILGMGLFGGVFVLPLFLQQILHYPAFNSGLALVPRSLAMAICMPVAGRLYNRAGPKLLVATGLFVNALSFYEFSRLSLDAGYWDIFVPQFAQGVGFSFIFVSLATAGMSTIQKPLMTAAVGLFTVVRHVSGSVGIALAATALTRGETLNRALLMGHVTPFTDTASRSLDALSSHLLSRGLDPFTADKGALALMESMVERQAGMLAYNQVYLYIAVVFFIAIPLVLFVTDTHRDRREEVMPDTD; this is translated from the coding sequence ATGGATCACACCCGTAAACCCAATAAATGGCTCGTTACCATTACGGTCATGATCGGGACCACCATGGCCACGCTCGATGCCAACATCGTGAATGTGGCCCTGCCGAGCATGCGCGGAACGCTCGGCGCCTCCGTGGAAGAGATCGCCTGGGTCGCCACGGGCTATATCCTCTCAAGCGTCATTATCATGCCGATCATTGCGTTTATGAGCTCCCGTTTTGGTCGAAAACGGTTCTGTATCTTCTCTGTACTGCTTTTCACCTCAGCTTCGATGCTGTGCGGGATCGCCTGGAGCCTGCCATCAGTCATTGCCTTCCGTATCCTCCAGGGCTTAGGCGGCGGCACCCTCATACCCGTTTCGCAGGCGATTCTCCGGGAAACATTTCCTCCCGATGAACAGGGCATCGCCACGGGCATCTTCGGCATAGGGTCGATCATGGGCCCGGCTTTAGGGCCAACGCTTGGCGGATGGATTACGGATAACTATTCGTGGCCGTGGATTTTCTACATCAATGTACCTATCGGGATTATCAACATTATCATGATGATGCAGTTTATTGAAGACCCTCCCTATCTCGTGCGGGAAAAAGGTAAGCCTGATTGGGCGGGCCTTTTGTTTATGGCTGTGGGCCTGGGAGCGCTCCAGATAGTGCTCGAGAGAGGCAACGAAAAGGACTGGCTTGCCTCGGGTTTCATCAGATATCTGGCTATGGCCGCCTGTGTAGGTCTTGCGCTGTTCATCTGGCGGGAATTGACCGCGGACAAACCGGCGGTGAACCTGAAGATCCTGCGGGACACCAACTTCACTTCCGCCACGGCTCTGAATGGTATCCTCGGCATGGGTCTTTTTGGGGGCGTATTCGTCCTTCCCCTTTTTCTCCAGCAGATTTTGCACTATCCTGCCTTCAACTCCGGGCTCGCGCTCGTGCCAAGGAGCCTTGCCATGGCAATTTGCATGCCGGTTGCAGGCAGGCTCTATAACAGGGCCGGGCCAAAGCTTCTCGTGGCAACGGGCCTTTTCGTGAATGCCCTTTCCTTCTATGAGTTCTCGCGCCTTTCCCTGGATGCGGGCTACTGGGACATCTTTGTACCGCAGTTTGCCCAGGGGGTAGGGTTTTCCTTTATTTTCGTCTCCCTGGCAACGGCAGGCATGTCCACTATCCAAAAACCCCTCATGACGGCGGCGGTGGGGCTCTTCACGGTCGTGCGGCATGTATCCGGAAGCGTTGGTATTGCCCTTGCGGCTACAGCTCTCACGCGGGGAGAGACCTTAAATAGGGCCCTGCTCATGGGGCACGTTACGCCATTTACAGATACCGCATCACGGTCTCTTGATGCCCTTTCTTCTCACCTTCTTTCAAGGGGGTTGGATCCTTTTACAGCGGACAAAGGGGCGTTAGCGCTTATGGAGAGTATGGTGGAGAGGCAGGCGGGCATGCTTGCCTATAACCAGGTCTATCTCTATATTGCCGTCGTATTCTTTATTGCCATACCACTCGTTCTGTTTGTTACCGACACGCACAGGGACAGACGGGAAGAGGTCATGCCCGATACAGATTGA
- a CDS encoding CusA/CzcA family heavy metal efflux RND transporter yields the protein MRKWTVFITTHGLLLLILTGTAFLVSLLAARDLNVEAFPDPSAPSIEIVAIYEGKSAEEVERRITIPLEVGLAGIRGMQRLASVSIYGLSDVKCTFSYDIPYREAKQEVINRFADMSLPDGVQPNIIASDMGEVMQYAVYGSNNLMELRTLQDWTIARYIKTAQGVEDVASYGGYIKAYVVKVIPERLIKYGITLSQVIDSLSKSNVNVGGRTIELGDQYYMVRGIGLIKSIEDIENNVVSYKNGKALLIKNIAQVSLGNIPRTGIIIHDYHDDVVMGNVILRRGEKSIPSIKAINAKIAELNNKILPKGIKIVPYYERWGLITTVIKKVVESASLGILLVALTLFIFLGNVRAALVTAFVIPISLAITLAVMAFTGDSANLLSIGAIDFGIIADIALVLTENYIRVARKHGSSGAIQAHAVKERSLVKSTREVGAPIILLVFIIFIAFIPIFTMKGAEKQIFAPMAKTYSYALFFTLLLTFTYLIASIHIFIEGHEGTGFRFVERMSDYYVRMVMFLMHRSKTVLSCAAGVILCGFLIGYAILGTQFLPNMDEGNVYIRITLPYSIALNKTHDVAKKVRDILMEFPETKSVAVRVGRPEDGTEATGPFNSEYYMNLHPYKSWKRSITKEELENEVREKLTKLLPNANINLSQYMEDNLEEENSGVKGGENVAKIFGDDLQALDEAAKDVKSRIENVAGIKDVGVYKELGQPNLLIEVDREGAAGVGLSVTEVLDMVSAALGGKVASQIVEGDKNFDLLVSFPFDYRSEPEKIGNIPIVLPGGGVVPLSRVAKIRFETGASTIFRENHRRFIPVKFGVASNDLGGTVERAQKEAMKAKMPEGYFIEWSGIFDAMKEAFRRFYLSIPLAIFLIFILLYVFHGNMRNVVITAVAPLCAVFGGIISLLVTGQSLSISAIVGFISIIGISTFKTCILIGHYMESYKEKKNHHEAIIETVREKFRSVLMVGLTASLGLLPAALSRGVGSQIQKPLAIVVVGGMLIGTSMILLVVPLLFRFVRMSE from the coding sequence ATGAGAAAGTGGACCGTTTTTATAACAACGCATGGTCTCCTCCTGTTGATACTAACGGGCACGGCCTTTCTTGTGTCCCTTCTCGCCGCAAGGGACCTCAATGTGGAGGCTTTCCCCGATCCTTCTGCACCGAGCATTGAAATCGTAGCTATATACGAGGGCAAATCCGCCGAAGAGGTGGAAAGACGTATCACCATACCGCTCGAGGTTGGCCTGGCAGGCATTCGGGGCATGCAGAGGCTTGCCTCTGTTTCTATCTATGGCCTGTCGGATGTGAAGTGTACGTTTTCATATGACATACCATATCGCGAGGCAAAGCAGGAAGTCATAAACAGGTTCGCCGACATGTCTTTGCCGGATGGCGTGCAGCCAAACATCATAGCGAGCGACATGGGAGAAGTCATGCAGTATGCTGTATACGGCTCCAATAACCTCATGGAGCTTAGGACCTTGCAGGACTGGACCATAGCACGTTATATCAAGACCGCCCAGGGGGTTGAAGATGTGGCAAGTTATGGCGGGTACATTAAGGCGTACGTTGTGAAGGTAATTCCCGAGCGCCTTATCAAGTATGGGATAACCCTCTCCCAGGTCATAGACTCGCTCTCAAAATCAAACGTGAACGTCGGAGGAAGAACAATAGAGTTAGGGGACCAGTATTATATGGTACGCGGGATCGGGCTCATAAAGAGCATCGAGGATATCGAAAATAATGTAGTCAGCTACAAGAATGGAAAAGCGCTGCTCATCAAGAATATCGCACAGGTAAGCCTGGGAAATATTCCGCGGACCGGGATAATCATACACGATTATCACGACGACGTGGTCATGGGTAACGTGATCCTTCGCAGAGGAGAAAAGAGCATACCTTCCATCAAGGCGATCAACGCGAAGATCGCAGAGTTGAATAATAAGATACTTCCTAAGGGAATAAAAATCGTCCCTTATTATGAGCGATGGGGACTTATCACCACTGTCATCAAAAAGGTTGTGGAATCCGCATCCCTCGGTATACTTTTGGTGGCGCTTACTCTATTCATCTTTCTGGGGAACGTTCGTGCGGCCCTGGTCACCGCATTCGTCATTCCCATTTCCCTGGCGATCACGCTTGCCGTGATGGCTTTTACCGGCGATTCGGCAAATCTGTTGTCCATCGGCGCTATCGATTTCGGAATTATCGCCGATATTGCCCTCGTCCTTACCGAGAATTATATCCGTGTCGCACGCAAGCACGGGTCCTCCGGTGCTATACAGGCGCATGCCGTGAAGGAGAGGTCCCTCGTGAAATCGACCAGAGAAGTAGGGGCACCGATAATCCTTCTCGTCTTCATTATTTTTATCGCCTTCATCCCTATATTCACCATGAAAGGAGCGGAGAAACAGATATTCGCCCCTATGGCCAAGACTTACTCTTACGCCCTCTTCTTTACGCTGCTTCTCACTTTTACGTACCTGATAGCATCGATTCACATTTTTATCGAGGGACACGAGGGCACCGGTTTTCGGTTTGTCGAAAGGATGAGCGATTATTATGTTCGAATGGTCATGTTTCTCATGCATAGATCTAAGACCGTGCTTTCCTGCGCGGCCGGGGTTATCCTGTGCGGTTTTCTGATTGGATACGCGATATTGGGCACGCAGTTTCTCCCCAACATGGACGAGGGCAACGTATACATCAGAATCACCCTACCGTACTCCATAGCGCTCAACAAAACACATGACGTGGCCAAAAAGGTACGGGATATTCTCATGGAGTTTCCCGAGACCAAATCGGTGGCTGTCCGGGTCGGACGGCCCGAGGATGGAACGGAAGCTACGGGACCCTTCAACAGCGAATACTATATGAATCTCCATCCGTATAAAAGTTGGAAGAGATCGATAACCAAGGAGGAGCTGGAAAACGAAGTGAGAGAAAAACTCACAAAATTGCTGCCCAATGCCAACATAAACCTTTCCCAGTACATGGAGGACAATCTCGAAGAGGAGAATTCGGGGGTCAAAGGCGGCGAGAATGTAGCGAAGATTTTCGGCGACGACCTTCAGGCTTTGGATGAGGCCGCAAAAGACGTGAAGAGTAGAATTGAAAACGTTGCGGGCATTAAGGACGTGGGGGTCTATAAAGAGCTCGGCCAGCCAAATCTTTTGATAGAGGTCGACAGAGAGGGGGCAGCGGGTGTGGGTCTGAGTGTAACGGAGGTGCTGGACATGGTGTCCGCAGCCCTGGGCGGTAAGGTTGCAAGTCAGATCGTGGAGGGCGACAAAAACTTTGACCTTCTTGTGAGCTTTCCCTTTGACTACAGGAGTGAACCGGAGAAGATAGGAAATATCCCCATAGTGCTCCCCGGCGGAGGGGTGGTCCCCCTTTCCAGGGTGGCTAAAATACGGTTTGAAACCGGCGCGTCAACCATCTTCAGAGAAAACCACAGGCGCTTCATACCGGTAAAGTTCGGTGTAGCTTCCAACGATTTGGGGGGTACGGTGGAGAGGGCGCAGAAAGAGGCCATGAAAGCAAAGATGCCTGAAGGGTATTTCATAGAATGGAGCGGCATATTCGATGCCATGAAAGAGGCGTTCAGGAGATTCTACCTGTCAATACCTCTCGCCATTTTTCTGATTTTTATATTGCTTTACGTATTTCACGGGAATATGAGAAATGTGGTCATCACCGCGGTCGCCCCGCTCTGCGCCGTGTTCGGCGGCATCATCAGCCTCCTTGTTACCGGCCAATCCCTGAGCATATCGGCAATCGTTGGCTTCATTTCGATAATCGGTATATCAACGTTCAAAACGTGTATCCTCATCGGCCATTATATGGAATCATATAAGGAAAAGAAAAACCATCACGAGGCCATCATCGAAACTGTAAGGGAGAAATTCAGGTCCGTCCTTATGGTCGGCCTCACCGCATCGTTGGGGCTTCTCCCCGCCGCCCTGTCTCGCGGCGTAGGCAGCCAAATACAAAAACCACTGGCGATCGTGGTCGTAGGCGGTATGCTGATCGGAACAAGCATGATCTTACTTGTTGTGCCTTTGCTTTTTAGATTCGTGCGAATGAGCGAATAA